Part of the Cryptosporangium arvum DSM 44712 genome, GCTCGGCGAAGCGGATCGGGGTTCCGCCGATCGTGAGCTCGTGGCGGGCCCCGTGGTTGGCCTGGACGAACGCGGCGACCGTGTAGTGGTCGGGGCCGTACCCGAGCACCCGGGACGCGGTGCCGGAACCGCCCTTGAAGCCGTGACAGATCATGCCGGTGCCGCCGCCGACGCTGCCCTCCTCGACCGGGCCGATCCGGGCGGCGTCGAGGGCGGCGACCGCGTGCCCGGGCCGGACATGACCTCCGTAGAGGTCGTTGAGCCGGCCGTCGTAGGTCTCGGCGACCACCGGGAGAGCCCACTGCGTCGTGAGCTCGGGGCGGTTGCGTTTCAGCCACTCGACGACACCGGCGTGCGCCGGGCCGACCGCGGCCGTGTTCGTGATCACGATCGGCGAGTTCAGCGCGCCGGACTCGGCGATCCAGGCGGTGCCGGTCATCTCGCCGTTGCCGTTGAACGAGTGGGTGCCGGCGGCGCACGGCACGCCGACGCCGTCGCGCCCGCGCGGGAAGACCGCGGTGACGCCGGTGCGGACGCTCTCGCCCTCGACGAGCGTCGTGTAGCCGACCTCGACCCCGGCGACGTCGGTGATCGCGTTCCAGCGCCCGGGCGTGCCGGCGAGGGGGATGCCCAGGGCGCGGGCGCGCGGCCGCCCCGAGGGCGTGGACAGCAGGTGATCGGCCATGCGGGCATGATCGCCGACCCACCGGCCGGCTCGGGGCGCGGGTCAGCGGGCCAGGTGGTTCACCAGCGTGGTGAACGTCCGCGGGAGGCGGGCGGCGGCGGGCACGATCGCCCGGGAGAGCAGCGGGCGGTTGCGGGCCCAGAGCAGGCCGCCGGTGAGCAGGCGGTAGCGGCGCGACGCGGCGGCCCAGCGGCGTTCGTAGTCACCGGGACGGTCGGCGGCCACGCAGGCGACGAGCTCGGCCGCGCCGGCCCACGCCACCGCGAGACCTTCGCCGGTGAGCGCGTCGACATAGCCGGCGGCGTCGCCGACCAGCAGGACCCGGCCGTGGACCCGGGCCGACACCCGCTGGCGGAGCGGGCCGGCGCCGCGCACCGGGCCGGTGGGGGAGTGCAGCTTCGCGGCGAGGGCCGGGAACCGCGCCAGCTGGTCGGCGTAGGGGCCGCGCGCGGTGGTCAGGATCGCGACGCCGACCAGCTCGGGGGCCACCGGCGTCACGTACGCCTCGGCGCCGGGCGCCCAGTGCACCTCGACGAGGTCCGCCCACGGAGCGACCGCGTAGTGCTGCCGGAGCCCGTGGCGGGACGGCCCGCGCGACGGGCGTTGCAGCCCGAGCGCGCGGCGGATCGGCGAGTGCAGGCCGTCGGCCGCGGCCAGGTACCGCGCCCGGAAGCCCGCGGTCTGCACGCCGTCGGCGTCCTGGGTGATCCGGCCGGCCGCGCGGGGCACGATCTCGATGCCGGCCGCGGCCACCGCGTCGGTCAGGTGGGTGTGCAGCGTGGTCCGACGCACGCCCCGGCCCGCGCCGGCTCCGAACAGCGCGTCGACGCCGCGCCGGGCGTCGGCGTAGTGGATGCCGCGGAAGGGCAGGCCGGGAACCTGGACGCCGAGCTCCGAGAGGAGCTCGACCGCGTGCGGCATCAGCCCTTCGCCGCACGCCTTGTCGATCGGTAGCGCCCGCGGTTCCAGCACCGTGACGCTCAACCCGCTCCGCGCGGCCAGCAGTGCCGTGACCAGCCCGGCCGGCCCGCCGCCGGCGACGAGGAGGTCGATCATGGCCGGCCGGTCCCGCGGCGCGTCACACCGTGGCGGCGCGCAGGGCCGCGTTCTCGGCGCGGATGCGCACGGTGAGCAGGCCCGCGTTGAGCACGGTGAAGACCAGAGCGGTGAGCCAGGCCGAGTGCACGAGCGGTAGCGCGAACCCCTCCACCACTACCGCGACGTAGTTCGGGTGCGCGAAGAAGCGGTACGGACCGCCGGTGACCAGCGGCATCCCCGGCACGACGATGATCTTGGTGTTCCACTGGTGCCCGAGCGTCCGGATGCACCACCAGCGCAGCGCCTGCGCGGCCACCGCCAGCACCAGCATCGGCCAGCCCAGCCAGGGCAGGAACGGGCGGTGGAAGGCCTCGGCGAGGCAGCCGGCCAGCAACGCGGTGTGCAGCACGACCATGAACGGGTAGTGGCCGGCGCCGTACTCCCGGCCGCCCCGCTCCAACGCCCACCGCTTGTTGCGTACCGCGACCACCAGCTCGGCGAGACGCTCCACGCCGACCAGCAGCACCAGGACGACGTAGAAGGTCACCACCGCAGCAACACCAGTTCCGCCGAGAAGCCAGGTCCCATCGCGATCAGCATGCCGGGTGTGCCGGGCTCCGGTGGGCGATCGACCAGAGTGTCCCGGAGGATGTGCAGCACCGACGCCGAGGAGATGTTGCCGATCCGGCGCAGCGAGTTCCAGCTGGCGCCGAGCGCGCCCTCGGGAAGCTCCAAACCGGACTCGATCGCTTCCAGCACCTTCGGCCCGCCGGGGTGGCAGACCCAGGTCGTGATGTCCTTGCGGGTCAGCTCGTGCTCGGCGAGGAACTCGTCGACGCCCAGGCGCAGGTGCTTCTCGGCCAGCGTGGGCACCTCGGTGCCGAGCACGACCTTGAGGCCGTTCGCGCCGATGTCGAACCCCATCGTGCGCAGCGTGTCGGGGTAGAGAACGCTCCGGGTGGCGAGCACGGTGGGCCCGTGCACCGGCCGGTCCGGGCCGACCGCGACCACCGCGGCCGCGCCGTCGCCGAACAGGCCGCTGGCGACGAGGTTGGTCGGCGACCGGTCGTCGTACTGGACGGTGAGCGAACACAGTTCGACGGTGACCAGCACCGCGACCTGCTCCGGCCAGGCACGGACGTAGTCGTGCAGGCGGGAGATGCCGACCGCGCCGGCCGCACAGCCGAGGCCGACGATCGGCGTGCGCTTGACGTCCGGTCGCAAGGCCAGCCGCCCGGCCAGGTGCGCGTCGAGCGACGGGATCGCGAGGCCGGTGGAGGTCACGGCCAGGATCGTGTCGACGTCGTCCACAGTGAGCCCGGCGTCGGCGAGCGCGCCCTGGACCGCGCGGGTGCCGAGGTCGATCGCGCCCCGGAGGAACGCGTCGTTGGCGGCGCCGAAGTCCGGTAACGGGTACTGCTCGAGCGGAAGCGTGAGGTGCCGGGTGGCGACACCGGAGGATCGGTGGACACGCTCGAGGAACCGGCGCTGGTTGTCGTCGAGCCCGCACGCCTCGGCGACCGCGTCGGTCAGTTCGGCTTGCGGATAGCGGTAGTCGGGCAGGACGCCGTGGACAGCGGCGAGCTGTGTCATTACTCGACCGTAAGCGGTTCGAGTCGATACCGCCCGTCAACAAGGCCCACGGCGTCCCGACGGCTATTCGACGACCAGTTCCACCGGGATGTTGCCGCGGGTGGCGTTGGAGTAGGGGCACACCTGGTGGGCGGCCTCGACCAGCTCACGGCCGGCGTCGCCCTGGAGCGACTCGGGCAGCTCGACGCGCAGCGTCACGGCCAGGCCGAAGCCGCCGTTGTCGGTGGGGTTGAGGCTCACCTCGGCGGTGACCGACGCGTCCTTGGCGTCGATTTTGCGCTGGGCGGCGAGCATCCCGAGCGCGCTGGAGAAGCACGCGGCGTACCCGGCCGCGAACAGCTGCTCCGGGTTCGTGCCGGCGCCGCTGCCGCCCATCTCCGTCGGGAACGAGAGCTGGACGTCGAGCTTCCCGTCGCTGGTGCGGGTGCGCCCGTTCCGGCCGTTGCCGTCGGCGGTGGCGATCGCGGTGTAGAGCGCTGACATGTCGTCGTCCCTTCGCTTGGTATCCAGACAGACCTGTCTGTACGAGCCCCAGACTAGACAGATCTGTCTGGTAACTTCAAGGAGTGCCGTCGATCCCCCTCGAACTGCCCGGTGCCCTCGCTCCCGCGCCCGGGGGGCGTCCGCGTGACCGGGTACTGGCCACCGCGAGCGTGCTCTTCTACACGGTGGGCATCCGCGCGGTCGGGATCGACCGGATCATCGCCGAGGCCGGCGTGGCGAAGGCCACCTTCTACCACCACTTCCCCACCAAGGACGCGCTGGTCTGCGCGTACCTCGCCGACCTGCACGACCGGCAGGCCGCGGCGTTCGCCGCGCTGGCGTCGTCGGTCGGGCCGGTCGACGCGGTGCTGGTGATGTTCGACGCGCTGGGCGAGTTCACCTGCGGCCCCGGCTTCCGGGGGTGCGCGTTCGTCAACGCCGCGGTGGAGTACCCCGACCCGGCCAGCCCGGTGCGCGCGGTCGTGGCCGACCACCGCCGCTGGTACGCCGACGCGGTGCGCGACGTGCTGGTCGCGGCGGAGCACCCGCGCCCCGCCGAGACGGCCCGGATGCTCGTGATGCTGCGCGACGGCGTGGTGATCGGCGGCCAGGTCGACGACCCGGCGGCGGTGAGGGCCACGCTCCGGGCCGCGGTGACGGCGCTGGTCGCCGCCTGAGACGCGCGAACGCCCCGCCGCGGGTGCGGCGGGGCGTCCGGAGACCGCGGAGAACTAGCTCGCCGGGGTGGTCGGCTGCGGGGTGACGACCGACGGGTCGGTCGCGGTCTGCGTCGTCGTGGTCGTGGTCGTCGTCGTGGTGGTCGTGGCCGGAGCCTCGTCCGCCGCGGCGGTGTCCGGGACCTGCGCCGGGTCCGGGGCGTCGGTGACGGTGGTGGCCGTGTCGACGGTGCCGTCGGCGTCGGTGTCGGAGTAGACCGTGTCGAACACACCGTCGTCGTCGGTGTCCACGACGACGGCGTCCACGTCGCCGTCGTAGTCGCTGTCGACCTCGACGGCGTCGAAGTCACCGTCGTTGTCGGTGTCGGCGGCCGTGGCGTCGATGACGCCGTCGCCGTTCTGGTCGACGACCGCGTAGTCGAAGTCGCCGTCCCCGTCACGGTCGTAGAGCGCGGTGTCCGCGACGTGGTCGCCGTCGGTGTCCACGATCGCGTAGTCCACGTTGCCGTCGCCGTTGGTGTCGCTCACCACGACGTCGACGTACCCGTCACCGTCCGTGTCGGCCGCGACCGTCTCCGCGGTGCCGTCGTGGTCGAGGTCGAGCGCCGCGTACGCCGTGCCGTCCTCGTTCTGGTGCAGGTAACCGTCGACGGTTCCGTCGCCGTCGTAGTCCAGCGGCACGTCGTTGTCGGCGATCGTGCTGGTGGGGGCGTCTGCGCCGTGGTCGATCGTGTCGCCGCTGTCGCTCATCGTTCGTCCTGTTCTCGGTGAGGGGTGAGAGGTGGGGTAGGTGCTTGACGACGACACTAGGGGTGACACCAGGTGCGGGGATCCCGGTTTCGTGCCACCCGACCGGCGATCGGGCCCGTGAGTCGCGCACCCGACAGCGTCCTGGCCGCTGTTGGGAGGCCACGGATAACCGGTGCGGGGTACGGGCGGCTCCCCGACTAGCATCGGAGCGTCACATCGACTGAGATCCGAGGAGACCGATCGTGTCCGCAGCACAAGCCGTCCACGCGCCCGCCCCCGTCGTGGTGCCGGCCGGGACGACGGCCGCGGACGCGCTGGTGGCGGCCGGGGTTCCGGTCGAGGGCGGTGCCGCCGCCGTGGTCGTCCGGGACGCCGAGGGCGCTCTGCGTGACCTCGAGTGGGCGCCCGATGCCGACGCCGAGGTGGAGCCGGTGTTCCTGGACTCGCCCGACGGGCTGAACGTCCTGCGCCACTCCACCGCGCACGTGCTCGCCCAGGCCGTGCAGGACGTCTTCCCCGGCACCCTGCTGGGCATCGGCCCGCCGATCGAGAACGGCTTCTACTACGACTTCCTGCCCGAGAAGCCGTTCACCCCCGACGACCTGAAGCGCCTCGAGAAGCGCATGCAGGAGATCATCAAGTCCTCGCAGCGTTTCCACCGCCGGCCGATCACCGACGACGAGGCCCGCCACGAGCTCGCGCACGAGCGCTTCAAGCTCGAGCTGATCTCGCTGAAGGGCTCGGCCGACGCCGAGGGCGCGAACGTCGAGGTCGGCGAGGGCGCGCTGAGCATGTACGACAACCTCGACCGCAAGACCGGCGAGCGCGTCTGGACCGACCTGTGCCGCGGCCCGCACCTGCCCACCACCCGCAACATCCCGGCGTTCAGCCTGATGCGCTCGGCCGCGGCCTACTGGCGTGGCAGCGAGAAGAACCCGCAGCTGCAGCGCATCTACGGCACCGCGTGGCCCTCGCGCGAGGCGCTGAAGGACTACCTGAACCTGCTGGCCGAGGCGGCCAAGCGCGACCACCGCAAGCTCGGCGCCGAACTCGACCTGTTCAGCTTCCCCGACGAGCTGGGCTCCGGCCTGCCGGTGTTCCACCCCAAGGGCGGCATCATCCGCCGGGAGATGGAGAACTACTCCCGGCAGCGGCACGAGGAGGCGGGGTACGCGTTCGTCAACACCCCGCACATCACCAAGGGCCACCTGTACGAGGTGTCGGGCCACCTCGACTGGTACGCCGACGGCATGTTCCCGCCCATGGAGCTCGAGGGCGCGAACTACTACCTCAAGCCGATGAACTGCCCGATGCACGACCTGATCTTCCGGTCGCGCGGACGGTCCTACCGCGAGCTGCCGCTGCGCATGTTCGAGTTCGGCACCGTCTACCGGTACGAGAAGTCCGGAGTCATCCACGGCCTCACCCGCGTGCGGGGCATGACCCAGGACGACGCGCACATCTTCTGCACCCAGGAGCAGATCTCCGAGGAGCTCACCTCGCTGCTGAAGTTCGTCCTCGAGCTGCTCAAGGACTACGGGCTCGACGACTTCTACCTGGAGCTCTCGACCAAGAACCCGGAGAAGTACATCGGGGACGACGCGGTGTGGGAGCGCGCGACCGAGACCCTGCGCCGGGTCGCGACCGACTCCGGGCTCGACCTGGTGCCCGACCCGGGCGGCGCGGCGTTCTACGGCCCGAAGATCTCGGTGCAGGCCCGCGACGCGATCGGCCGCACCTGGCAGATGTCGACGATCCAGCTCGACTTCATGCTGCCGGAGAAGTTCGAGCTCGAATACCAGGCCGCGGACGGCAGCAGGCAGCGGCCGGTCATGATCCACCGCGCGCTGTTCGGCTCGATCGAGCGGTTCTTCGGTGTGCTCACCGAGCACTACGCCGGGGCGTTCCCGGCCTGGCTCGCGCCGGTGCAGGTCGTGGGCATCCCGATCGGCGACAACCACGTGTCGTACCTGTCGGACTTCACCGCCCGCCTGCGGTCGCAGGGCGTGCGCGTCGAGGTCGACAGCTCGTCCGACCGCATGCAGAAGAAGATCCGGAACGCGCAGAAGCAGAAGGTGCCGTTCATGGTGATCGCGGGCGACGACGACGTGGCCGCAGGCACCGTCTCGTTCCGCTACCGCGACGGTTCCCAGCGCAACGGCGTCCCGCTGGACGCTGCGGTCGAGCACGTGGTCGAGGTGGTGCGCTCGCGCACCAACGAGAGCCCGTCGGCGCCGCCGGAGACCGTGGTCGCCGAAGGCGTGATCGCGGAAGCGTAGAGCTCCGACCCTCGGAGCCCGCTCGGAGCGACGCCGGTCAGCGTCGTTCTGAGCGGGCCGCCACCGGGGGCCAGGCGCTCGCCAGCAGGGCCCGGGTCTCGCCGAGGAGCTCGGGCAGCACCTTCGTCTGGCCCACCACCGGCATGAAGTTCGTGTCCCCACCCCACCGCGGCACCACGTGCTGGTGCAGGTGGGCGGCGATTCCCGCACCGGCCACCGAGCCTTGGTTCATCCCGATGTTGAAGCCGTGGGCACCGGACACCTTGCGGACCGCACGCATGGCGTCCTGGGTGAGCGCGCCCAGTTCCGCGACCTCGTTCACGTCGAGGTCGGTGTAGTCGGGCACGTGCCGGTACGGCACGACCATGAGGTGACCGGAATTGTACGGATACAGGTTGAGCAGGGCGTAGACCGTGCGACCCCGGGTGACGATCAGCCCGTCCTCGTCGGAGAGCGTCGGCATGACGCAGAACGGGCAGGCGTCCGCGTCGGGCTTGGTGTCGTTCTTGATGTACGCCATCCGGTGCGGCGTCCACAGCCGCTGGAAGTGATCGGGGTCGCCGGCCCCCTGCTGGTGTTCGATCTCCGGGCCCGTCATGCCTGCGATCTTACGAATCGCCGCCGAGCGCTTGGGCGACCAGGTTCGGCGGCATCGGCTCGTAGCGGGCGAACGCGCGGGTGAACGTCGCGGTGCCGGAGGTCAGCGAACGCAGCTCGGGGGAGTAGCGGGTGAGCTCGGCCGCGGGCACCTCGGCGTGGACGACGGTGCGCTCGTGCTCGTCAGGTTCCGTGCCGAGTACCCGGCCGCGGCGTCCGGACAGGTCGCTCATCACCGGGCCGACGTAGTTGTCCGGCACCGTGACGTCGACCTCGTCCACCGGTTCGAGCAGGCTGATCGCCCCCGACGTCGCCGCCTCGCGCAGCGCCAGCGCCCCCGCCAGCTGGAACGCCGCGTCCGACGAGTCGACGCTGTGCGCCTTGCCGTCGACGAGCGTCACCCGGATGTCGACGACCGGGAACCCGGCGACCAGGCCGCGCTCCATCTGCTGGCGCACGCCCTTCTGCACCGACGGGATGTACTGGTGCGGCACCGCGCCGCCCACCACCCGGTCGACGAACTCGAACCCGCCGCCGGTGGGCAGCGGTTCGATCTCGAGGTCGCAGATCGCGTACTGGCCGTGGCCGCCGGACTGCTTGACGTGCCGCCCGTGCCCCTTCGCCGGTCCGCCGAACGTCTCCCGCAGCGGTACCCGCACCGGCTCGGTGTCCAGGTCGACGCCGCCGGACCGCAGCCGGTCGAGCACGACGTCGGCGTGGGCCTCGCCCATCGTCCAGAGCACCAGCTGGCCGGTCTCCGGGTTGCGGTCCATGCGCAGCGTCGCGTCGCCGGCGATCAGCCGGGACAGGTTCTTGGCCAGCGCGTCCTCGTCGCTGCGGGTCTTCGCCACCACGGCGACCGGCAGCAGCGGCTCGGGCAGGTCCCAGGGAGCGACGAGCAGGGGGGTCTCGCGCGACGAGATCGTGTCGCCGGTCTCGGCGGTGCCGACCTTCGTCAGCGCGCAGAGGTCACCGGCCACCGCGTACGGCACCTCGCGCAGCGACGTACCGAGCGGGGAGTAGAGGTGCGCGGCGCGCTCGTCGGCGTCGTGCTCGTCGTTGCCGTCCCGGACGCCGTGCCCGGAGACGTGCACGGTCTGCTCCGCGCGCAGCGTCCCGGAGAAGACGCGCACCAGCGAGACGCGGCCGACGTACGGGTCGACGGTGGTCTTCACGACCTCGGCGACGAGAGGCCCGGCGGGGTCGGCGGTGAGCATGTCGTACGGTTCGCCGTCGACCGTGGTGACCGCGGGCGCCGGCCGCTCGTCCGGCGGCGGGCAGGCCCGCACGATGCCGTCGAGCAGCTCCATCAGCCCGACGCCGGTACTCGGGTCGGCCGGGAGCACCGGGTAGAACGAGCCGCGCGACACCGCGGTCTCCAGGTCGGCGATCAGGACGTCGGGGTCGATCTCCTCCCCGGCCAGGTACCGGTCCATCAGGGTCTCGTCCTCGCTCTCGGCGATGATCCCCTCGATGAGGTTGTTGCGTGACTCCTCGATCAGCTCGAGGTGCTCGGGGTCGGCCGGCCGCAGTACCGGTGGGGTGCCCTCGCTGTAG contains:
- a CDS encoding P1 family peptidase, with protein sequence MADHLLSTPSGRPRARALGIPLAGTPGRWNAITDVAGVEVGYTTLVEGESVRTGVTAVFPRGRDGVGVPCAAGTHSFNGNGEMTGTAWIAESGALNSPIVITNTAAVGPAHAGVVEWLKRNRPELTTQWALPVVAETYDGRLNDLYGGHVRPGHAVAALDAARIGPVEEGSVGGGTGMICHGFKGGSGTASRVLGYGPDHYTVAAFVQANHGARHELTIGGTPIRFAEPSGAPEPPPAAPRGAGSVIVVLATDAPLLPGQCGALARRATLGIGRTGTTGSHFSGDLFLAFSTANAGALTSTFPAGPVGDDEYEHLRFVPWGRIDAFYEAAVQAVEEAVLNALVANDDMTGFRGSHVPALPHDVVRGAFSAPGKI
- a CDS encoding NAD(P)/FAD-dependent oxidoreductase, which produces MIDLLVAGGGPAGLVTALLAARSGLSVTVLEPRALPIDKACGEGLMPHAVELLSELGVQVPGLPFRGIHYADARRGVDALFGAGAGRGVRRTTLHTHLTDAVAAAGIEIVPRAAGRITQDADGVQTAGFRARYLAAADGLHSPIRRALGLQRPSRGPSRHGLRQHYAVAPWADLVEVHWAPGAEAYVTPVAPELVGVAILTTARGPYADQLARFPALAAKLHSPTGPVRGAGPLRQRVSARVHGRVLLVGDAAGYVDALTGEGLAVAWAGAAELVACVAADRPGDYERRWAAASRRYRLLTGGLLWARNRPLLSRAIVPAAARLPRTFTTLVNHLAR
- a CDS encoding isoprenylcysteine carboxyl methyltransferase family protein; the protein is MTFYVVLVLLVGVERLAELVVAVRNKRWALERGGREYGAGHYPFMVVLHTALLAGCLAEAFHRPFLPWLGWPMLVLAVAAQALRWWCIRTLGHQWNTKIIVVPGMPLVTGGPYRFFAHPNYVAVVVEGFALPLVHSAWLTALVFTVLNAGLLTVRIRAENAALRAATV
- a CDS encoding type III polyketide synthase; translation: MTQLAAVHGVLPDYRYPQAELTDAVAEACGLDDNQRRFLERVHRSSGVATRHLTLPLEQYPLPDFGAANDAFLRGAIDLGTRAVQGALADAGLTVDDVDTILAVTSTGLAIPSLDAHLAGRLALRPDVKRTPIVGLGCAAGAVGISRLHDYVRAWPEQVAVLVTVELCSLTVQYDDRSPTNLVASGLFGDGAAAVVAVGPDRPVHGPTVLATRSVLYPDTLRTMGFDIGANGLKVVLGTEVPTLAEKHLRLGVDEFLAEHELTRKDITTWVCHPGGPKVLEAIESGLELPEGALGASWNSLRRIGNISSASVLHILRDTLVDRPPEPGTPGMLIAMGPGFSAELVLLRW
- a CDS encoding organic hydroperoxide resistance protein, whose amino-acid sequence is MSALYTAIATADGNGRNGRTRTSDGKLDVQLSFPTEMGGSGAGTNPEQLFAAGYAACFSSALGMLAAQRKIDAKDASVTAEVSLNPTDNGGFGLAVTLRVELPESLQGDAGRELVEAAHQVCPYSNATRGNIPVELVVE
- a CDS encoding TetR/AcrR family transcriptional regulator; its protein translation is MPSIPLELPGALAPAPGGRPRDRVLATASVLFYTVGIRAVGIDRIIAEAGVAKATFYHHFPTKDALVCAYLADLHDRQAAAFAALASSVGPVDAVLVMFDALGEFTCGPGFRGCAFVNAAVEYPDPASPVRAVVADHRRWYADAVRDVLVAAEHPRPAETARMLVMLRDGVVIGGQVDDPAAVRATLRAAVTALVAA
- the thrS gene encoding threonine--tRNA ligase; amino-acid sequence: MSAAQAVHAPAPVVVPAGTTAADALVAAGVPVEGGAAAVVVRDAEGALRDLEWAPDADAEVEPVFLDSPDGLNVLRHSTAHVLAQAVQDVFPGTLLGIGPPIENGFYYDFLPEKPFTPDDLKRLEKRMQEIIKSSQRFHRRPITDDEARHELAHERFKLELISLKGSADAEGANVEVGEGALSMYDNLDRKTGERVWTDLCRGPHLPTTRNIPAFSLMRSAAAYWRGSEKNPQLQRIYGTAWPSREALKDYLNLLAEAAKRDHRKLGAELDLFSFPDELGSGLPVFHPKGGIIRREMENYSRQRHEEAGYAFVNTPHITKGHLYEVSGHLDWYADGMFPPMELEGANYYLKPMNCPMHDLIFRSRGRSYRELPLRMFEFGTVYRYEKSGVIHGLTRVRGMTQDDAHIFCTQEQISEELTSLLKFVLELLKDYGLDDFYLELSTKNPEKYIGDDAVWERATETLRRVATDSGLDLVPDPGGAAFYGPKISVQARDAIGRTWQMSTIQLDFMLPEKFELEYQAADGSRQRPVMIHRALFGSIERFFGVLTEHYAGAFPAWLAPVQVVGIPIGDNHVSYLSDFTARLRSQGVRVEVDSSSDRMQKKIRNAQKQKVPFMVIAGDDDVAAGTVSFRYRDGSQRNGVPLDAAVEHVVEVVRSRTNESPSAPPETVVAEGVIAEA
- a CDS encoding HIT family protein, with product MTGPEIEHQQGAGDPDHFQRLWTPHRMAYIKNDTKPDADACPFCVMPTLSDEDGLIVTRGRTVYALLNLYPYNSGHLMVVPYRHVPDYTDLDVNEVAELGALTQDAMRAVRKVSGAHGFNIGMNQGSVAGAGIAAHLHQHVVPRWGGDTNFMPVVGQTKVLPELLGETRALLASAWPPVAARSERR
- a CDS encoding elongation factor G-like protein EF-G2; the protein is MAQKVAGSPDRAGSAGPVVDDPRSLRNVVLVGHSGAGKTTLVEALLVATGTIGRAGSVVEGTTVCDVDPAAVRQQRSVTLNLAPVVHRGVKINLLDTPGYADFVGELRAGLRAADAALFVISAVDGIDASTIALWEECARVGMPRAVVVTRLDHPRADFDESVAICQRVFGDGVLPLYLPVHEAVEGAAPTPGKQSLADFLGGIDGASEQTRTAGLFGLITQQIYDYSEGTPPVLRPADPEHLELIEESRNNLIEGIIAESEDETLMDRYLAGEEIDPDVLIADLETAVSRGSFYPVLPADPSTGVGLMELLDGIVRACPPPDERPAPAVTTVDGEPYDMLTADPAGPLVAEVVKTTVDPYVGRVSLVRVFSGTLRAEQTVHVSGHGVRDGNDEHDADERAAHLYSPLGTSLREVPYAVAGDLCALTKVGTAETGDTISSRETPLLVAPWDLPEPLLPVAVVAKTRSDEDALAKNLSRLIAGDATLRMDRNPETGQLVLWTMGEAHADVVLDRLRSGGVDLDTEPVRVPLRETFGGPAKGHGRHVKQSGGHGQYAICDLEIEPLPTGGGFEFVDRVVGGAVPHQYIPSVQKGVRQQMERGLVAGFPVVDIRVTLVDGKAHSVDSSDAAFQLAGALALREAATSGAISLLEPVDEVDVTVPDNYVGPVMSDLSGRRGRVLGTEPDEHERTVVHAEVPAAELTRYSPELRSLTSGTATFTRAFARYEPMPPNLVAQALGGDS